Proteins from a genomic interval of Medicago truncatula cultivar Jemalong A17 chromosome 3, MtrunA17r5.0-ANR, whole genome shotgun sequence:
- the LOC25489485 gene encoding F-box protein FBW2: MGEAGELRSWDELIPDALGVIFTNLSLKERVTVIPRVCKSWCKAVSGPNCWQEIDIEEWSNYCQPDKLDQMLHMLISKSCGSLRKLCVSGLQTETIFTFIAENAGSLRSLRLPRSNMSDLVVEQIAGKFSVITFLDVSYCIKIGACAIEMIGKNCKLLEGLCRNMHPLDTAGKPLQDDEAYAIATTMPKLKHLEMAYHRISTSGVVQILSNCPKLEFLDLRGCWGVNLDENKSAKQSFPKLKVLGPFVLGAYESDGWEDDDYSDVSDEYLAWDFVAGNEYYVDDDSDGYEGRIDDELEFGLYEGIEDAGMYWPPSP, translated from the exons ATGGGAGAAGCAGGTGAATTACGAAGTTGGGATGAATTGATTCCTGATGCATTAGGGGTGATCTTTACAAATCTTTCTCTGAAAGAGAGAGTGACAGTGATTCCAAGGGTATGTAAATCATGGTGTAAAGCAGTGTCTGGACCTAATTGTTGGCAAGAGATAGATATTGAAGAATGGAGCAACTATTGCCAACCTGATAAACTTGATCAGATGCTTCATATGCTTATAAGTAAAAGCTGTGGATCTCTCAGAAAGTTGTGTGTTTCTGGTCTTCAAACTGAGACCATTTTCACTTTCATTGCTGAAAA TGCTGGTTCCCTTCGGAGTTTGAGACTACCAAGGAGCAATATGAGCGATTTGGTTGTGGAACAAATTGCTGGAAAATTTTCTGTGATAACTTTCTTGGATGTGAGCTATTGTATCAAAATTGGTGCATGTGCAATTGAGATGATAGGCAAGAACTGCAAACTGCTAGAAGGGTTGTGTAGGAATATGCATCCATTGGATACCGCCGGCAAGCCATTACAAGATGATGAAGCATATGCAATTGCAACCACAATGCCTAAGCTCAAGCATCTTGAAATGGCTTATCATAGGATCAGCACTTCCGGGGTAGTTCAAATACTTTCAAACTGTCCAAAGCTTGAATTTTTGGATCTGAGAGGTTGTTGGGGTGTCAACCTAGACGAGAACAAGTCCGCGAAGCAGAGTTTTCCAAAACTTAAAGTTTTGGGGCCTTTTGTTCTTGGTGCTTATGAGAGTGATGGTTGGGAAGATGATGACTACTCAGATGTATCAGATGAGTATTTAGCTTGGGATTTTGTAGCTGGTAATGAATactatgttgatgatgatagtGATGGTTATGAAGGAAGGATAGATGATGAGCTTGAGTTTGGATTATATGAAGGGATAGAAGATGCTGGAATGTATTGGCCTCCATCACCATAA